A region from the Cryptosporangium minutisporangium genome encodes:
- the rpsC gene encoding 30S ribosomal protein S3, with amino-acid sequence MGQKVNPHGFRLGITTEWKSRWYADKLYKDYVGEDVAIRKMMSRGMERAGISRVEIERTRDRVRVDIHTARPGIVIGRRGAEADRIRGQLEKLTSKQVQLNILEVKNPEADAQLVAQGVAEQLSSRVSFRRAMRKAMQSAMKSPGVKGIRVQCAGRLGGAEMSRSEFYREGRVPLHTLRANIDYGIYEARTTFGRIGVKVWIYKGDVVQSRAEREAAEAALRQHRGNRPDRRRGAGGGGGGRGRGERQGGGGRGAERTEADLPPAPTTASGEESSNVDPNAVAPAAAPIVEAPEPAATPAENTSQEG; translated from the coding sequence ATGGGTCAGAAGGTCAACCCGCACGGCTTCCGACTCGGCATCACGACCGAGTGGAAGTCACGCTGGTACGCAGACAAGCTGTACAAGGACTACGTCGGTGAAGACGTGGCGATCCGGAAGATGATGTCGCGCGGCATGGAACGCGCCGGCATCTCGCGGGTCGAGATCGAGCGCACCCGCGACCGGGTTCGGGTGGACATCCACACCGCCCGGCCGGGCATCGTCATCGGCCGTCGCGGTGCGGAGGCCGACCGGATCCGTGGTCAGCTCGAGAAGCTCACCAGCAAGCAGGTGCAGCTCAACATCCTCGAGGTGAAGAACCCCGAGGCCGACGCGCAGCTGGTTGCCCAGGGCGTCGCCGAGCAGCTCTCCTCCCGGGTGAGCTTCCGCCGCGCCATGCGTAAGGCCATGCAGTCGGCGATGAAGTCGCCGGGCGTCAAGGGCATCCGGGTGCAGTGCGCCGGCCGCCTGGGTGGTGCCGAGATGTCGCGGTCGGAGTTCTACCGCGAAGGTCGGGTTCCGCTGCACACGCTCCGCGCGAACATCGACTACGGCATCTACGAGGCCCGCACCACGTTCGGCCGCATCGGCGTCAAGGTGTGGATCTACAAGGGCGACGTCGTGCAGAGCCGGGCCGAGCGCGAGGCGGCCGAGGCCGCGCTGCGCCAGCACCGCGGCAACCGTCCCGACCGTCGCCGTGGCGCCGGTGGTGGCGGTGGCGGCCGTGGCCGTGGCGAGCGTCAGGGTGGCGGCGGCCGCGGTGCCGAGCGCACCGAGGCTGACCTGCCGCCGGCGCCGACCACCGCTTCTGGTGAAGAGTCGTCGAACGTGGACCCGAACGCGGTGGCTCCGGCCGCGGCGCCGATCGTCGAGGCGCCCGAGCCCGCCGCCACGCCGGCTGAGAACACCAGTCAGGAGGGCTGA
- the rplD gene encoding 50S ribosomal protein L4, whose product MTTTIDVVDASGAKTGTADLPAEIFDVTTNVPLIHQVVVAQQAAARQGTHKTKTRGEVSGGGAKPYKQKGTGRARQGSTRAPQFTGGGVVHGPQPRDYSQRTPKKMKAAALRGALSDRARGGRVHVISSLVEGDAPSTKDAVKALANIASSRHVLVVVSRGDRTGWLSVRNIAEVHVLSPDQLNTYDVLISDDVVFTQQAFDEFVAGPISGGATAKASSAELPDLTTPDIPGEPVPSVAPAEGEGAVDTEETK is encoded by the coding sequence GTGACCACGACGATCGATGTCGTAGACGCGAGCGGCGCGAAGACCGGCACGGCCGACCTGCCCGCCGAGATCTTCGACGTGACGACGAACGTTCCGCTGATCCACCAGGTCGTGGTGGCGCAGCAGGCGGCGGCCCGACAGGGCACGCACAAGACGAAGACCCGCGGTGAGGTGTCCGGCGGTGGGGCCAAGCCCTACAAGCAGAAGGGCACCGGTCGCGCCCGGCAGGGTTCGACCCGCGCGCCGCAGTTCACCGGCGGTGGCGTGGTCCACGGCCCGCAGCCGCGTGACTACTCGCAGCGGACGCCCAAGAAGATGAAGGCCGCTGCCCTCCGGGGCGCGCTCTCCGACCGGGCCCGCGGCGGACGCGTGCACGTGATCTCCTCCCTGGTCGAGGGCGACGCCCCGTCGACGAAGGACGCGGTCAAGGCGCTGGCGAACATCGCCTCCTCGCGGCACGTCCTGGTCGTGGTCTCGCGTGGTGACCGCACCGGCTGGCTGTCGGTCCGGAACATCGCCGAGGTGCACGTCCTGTCGCCCGACCAGCTCAACACGTACGACGTGCTGATCAGCGACGACGTGGTCTTCACCCAGCAGGCCTTCGACGAGTTCGTGGCCGGCCCCATCTCAGGTGGCGCCACTGCCAAGGCCAGCTCCGCGGAGCTGCCCGACCTGACCACCCCCGACATCCCGGGTGAGCCGGTGCCGTCGGTGGCCCCCGCCGAGGGCGAGGGTGCTGTTGACACCGAGGAGACGAAGTGA
- the rplC gene encoding 50S ribosomal protein L3 — protein MDRQIKGILGEKLGMTQVFDENNRIVPVTVVQAGPNVVTQVRTPERDGYSAVQVAFGGIDPRKVNKPESGHFKAAGVTPRRHLVEIRTTDAAEYEVGQEVSAEIFEAGIKVDVVGTSKGKGYAGVMKRHGFKGLGAGHGTQRKHRAPGSIGGCATPGRVFKGLRMAGRMGGVRTTTMNLSVHRVDAEKGLILVKGAVPGPKGGLVLIRTAAKTQLGKGGVAK, from the coding sequence ATGGACAGGCAGATCAAGGGGATCCTGGGCGAGAAGCTCGGCATGACCCAGGTCTTCGACGAGAACAACCGGATCGTTCCGGTGACCGTCGTGCAGGCCGGGCCGAATGTCGTGACCCAGGTGCGTACCCCCGAACGTGACGGCTACTCCGCGGTCCAGGTCGCCTTCGGCGGCATCGACCCGCGGAAGGTGAACAAGCCGGAGAGCGGCCACTTCAAGGCCGCCGGCGTCACCCCGCGGCGGCACCTCGTCGAGATCCGCACGACTGACGCGGCCGAGTACGAGGTCGGCCAGGAGGTCTCCGCGGAGATCTTCGAGGCCGGCATCAAGGTCGACGTCGTCGGCACCAGCAAGGGCAAGGGTTACGCGGGTGTCATGAAGCGGCACGGCTTCAAGGGCCTCGGCGCCGGCCACGGTACCCAGCGCAAGCACCGCGCGCCGGGTTCGATCGGCGGCTGCGCGACCCCGGGCCGTGTCTTCAAGGGCCTGCGCATGGCGGGCCGCATGGGTGGCGTTCGTACCACCACGATGAACCTCAGCGTCCACCGCGTCGACGCTGAGAAGGGCCTGATCCTGGTCAAGGGCGCTGTGCCCGGGCCCAAGGGCGGGCTGGTGCTCATCCGCACCGCCGCCAAGACCCAGCTTGGTAAGGGCGGTGTGGCTAAGTGA
- the rpsS gene encoding 30S ribosomal protein S19 — MPRSLKKGYFVDDHLIKKVDAQNARGTKNVIKTWSRRSTVTPEMIGHTLGVHDGRKHVPVFVTEAMVGHKLGEFSPTRTFKGHEKDDRKSRRR, encoded by the coding sequence ATGCCCCGCAGCTTGAAGAAGGGCTACTTCGTCGACGACCACCTCATCAAGAAGGTGGACGCGCAGAACGCCCGGGGAACCAAGAACGTCATCAAGACCTGGTCGCGTCGCTCGACCGTCACGCCGGAGATGATCGGCCACACGCTCGGCGTCCACGACGGACGCAAGCACGTGCCGGTGTTCGTCACCGAGGCGATGGTCGGGCACAAGCTGGGCGAGTTCTCGCCGACCCGCACGTTCAAGGGTCACGAGAAGGACGACCGCAAGAGCCGCCGCCGCTGA
- the rplW gene encoding 50S ribosomal protein L23 — MIYDPRDILLSPVVSEKSYGLLDDNKYTFYVRPDANKTQIKIAVEQVFNVKVTAVNTLNRQGKRKRTKFGTGKRKDTKRAIVSLAPGDRIEIFGGPVS, encoded by the coding sequence GTGATTTACGACCCGCGGGACATCCTGCTCTCTCCGGTCGTCTCGGAGAAGAGCTACGGCCTGCTGGACGACAACAAGTACACGTTCTACGTGCGTCCGGACGCGAACAAGACTCAGATCAAGATCGCGGTCGAGCAGGTCTTCAACGTCAAGGTCACGGCGGTCAACACGCTGAACCGGCAGGGGAAGCGGAAGCGGACCAAGTTCGGCACCGGTAAGCGGAAGGACACCAAGCGCGCGATCGTGAGCCTCGCGCCGGGTGACCGCATCGAGATCTTCGGGGGGCCGGTCTCCTGA
- the rplV gene encoding 50S ribosomal protein L22 has protein sequence MAVIDGKRVNPRRVALLGDAPGAFAEARYVRTTAMKTRRVVDLIRGLPAKEALTALKFAPQAASEQVYRVVESAIANAEHNERLDPDSLLVTKAFVDEGPTMKRFRPRAQGRAYRIRKRTCHITVVVESVAPTAKPKRAPKKASGGRAAATKGSAE, from the coding sequence ATGGCAGTGATCGACGGCAAGCGCGTGAATCCGCGACGCGTGGCGCTGCTCGGGGACGCCCCGGGTGCATTCGCCGAGGCGCGGTACGTCCGGACGACGGCGATGAAGACCCGGCGTGTGGTCGACCTCATCCGGGGTCTTCCCGCCAAAGAGGCGCTGACCGCGCTCAAGTTCGCCCCGCAGGCCGCCAGCGAGCAGGTCTACCGGGTGGTCGAGAGCGCGATCGCGAACGCCGAGCACAACGAGCGGCTCGACCCCGACTCGCTGCTCGTGACGAAGGCCTTCGTGGATGAGGGCCCGACGATGAAGCGGTTCCGGCCGCGCGCCCAGGGGCGTGCCTACCGGATCCGGAAGCGCACCTGCCACATCACTGTCGTGGTGGAGAGTGTGGCCCCGACGGCGAAGCCGAAGCGGGCGCCGAAGAAGGCGAGCGGCGGCCGCGCGGCAGCCACGAAGGGAAGCGCCGAGTAA
- the rplB gene encoding 50S ribosomal protein L2, translated as MGIRKYKPTTPGRRGSSVADFVEITRDHPEKSLVRPLHSKGGRNAHGRVTTRHQGGGHKRAYRLIDFRRADKDGVPAKVAHIEYDPNRTARIALLHFVDGEKRYIVAPNKLRQGDRVETGPGADIKPGNNLPLRNIPVGTVVHAIELKPGGGAKIARSAGASVQLVAKDGPYAQLRMPSGEIRNVDARCRATVGEVGNAEQSNINWGKAGRMRWKGKRPTVRGVAMNPIDHPHGGGEGKTSGGRHPVNPKGKPEGRTRRANKASDKFIVRRRKTNKKR; from the coding sequence ATGGGCATCCGCAAATACAAGCCGACTACGCCGGGCCGGCGTGGTTCGAGCGTCGCCGACTTCGTCGAGATCACCCGTGACCACCCGGAGAAGTCGCTGGTCCGGCCGCTGCACAGCAAGGGCGGCCGCAACGCGCACGGGCGGGTCACCACTCGCCACCAGGGCGGTGGCCACAAGCGCGCGTACCGGCTGATCGACTTCCGCCGGGCCGACAAGGACGGCGTGCCGGCCAAGGTCGCGCACATCGAGTATGACCCGAACCGCACCGCGCGGATCGCGCTGCTGCACTTCGTCGACGGCGAGAAGCGATACATCGTCGCGCCGAACAAGCTGCGGCAGGGCGACCGGGTCGAAACCGGTCCGGGCGCCGACATCAAGCCGGGCAACAACCTCCCGCTGCGCAACATCCCGGTCGGTACGGTCGTTCACGCGATCGAGCTGAAGCCGGGTGGCGGCGCGAAGATCGCGCGCTCCGCCGGTGCGAGCGTCCAGCTGGTGGCGAAGGACGGGCCGTACGCCCAGCTCCGGATGCCGTCGGGTGAGATCCGGAACGTCGACGCGCGCTGCCGCGCGACCGTCGGCGAGGTCGGCAACGCCGAGCAGTCGAACATCAACTGGGGCAAGGCCGGCCGCATGCGCTGGAAGGGCAAGCGCCCGACCGTCCGTGGTGTGGCGATGAACCCGATCGACCACCCGCACGGTGGTGGTGAGGGCAAGACCTCTGGTGGTCGTCACCCGGTCAACCCCAAGGGCAAGCCCGAGGGGCGCACTCGCCGGGCCAACAAGGCCAGCGACAAGTTCATCGTCCGCCGCCGCAAGACCAACAAGAAGCGCTGA